One Podarcis raffonei isolate rPodRaf1 chromosome 3, rPodRaf1.pri, whole genome shotgun sequence genomic region harbors:
- the ORC3 gene encoding origin recognition complex subunit 3 isoform X3, whose product MDHDLTFKSLSEVLHDDVTPFVVSLRSKECPGIKQLLQKLMIQLMGCHVDVDSSEEEYSKPSSNRIRCSVASLIDWYRNITKETDTESPCRKRVFSSRHLESPPVVVIFKDLESFTTKVLQDFIFISSHCIQEFPLVLIFGIATSPMIIHKLLPHTVSSSLCIELFQSLSCKEHLTKVIDKLLLTSQFPFKLSEKVLQVLINIFLYHDFSVQNFIKGFQLSLLEHCYSHPLSVLCCELQEARKRTETLSHSQCENIRRLPSFRRFVENQVSNKQTVLLTDDECLKETTQELLQDLHTYHENYFPILCCLHAFTSSLPKYPLGKQIRELYCTCLEKKVWETEEYESAIQLVRMMAKDELVVILEKCVEIITSSPSEHLKIPSEKLKQYLDQFRNLEAEANGGQEEPISSLQELQKKTDLYHLQKTLLEMKESRKLKKLTKFEMLRFEVVDFVDGLVRNYLAPAEMQTLHEVMYFSAANTLREHLNAAPRVALHTALNNPYFYLKNESLKTDAGCISNAAPDICIAYKLHLECGRLINLVDWLEAFATVVVAAENPNSSVKDQIDDAIHARFIRAVSELELLGFIKPSKQKTDHVARLTWGSC is encoded by the exons GCATAAAACAGCTTCTGCAAAAGCTGATGATTCAGCTGATGGGTTGTCATGTAGATGTGGACTCATCCGAAGAAGAATATTCCAAGCCTTCCTCAAATCGGATCCGCTGCTCCGTGGCATCTCTTATTGATTGGTATAGGAACATAACCAAG GAAACCGATACCGAATCTCCATGCAGAAAAAGGGTGTTCTCTTCCAGACATCTGGAATCTCCTCCAGTTGTAGTTATTTTCAAAGACTTGGAAAGTTTCACAACCAAAGTTCTGCAAGATTTCATATTTATTAGCAG TCATTGTATACAAGAATTTCCACTGGTACTTATTTTTGGAATTGCCACCTCTCCAATGATCATCCATAAGTTACTTCCTCACACAGTTTCCTCTTCGTTATGCATAGAGCTCTTCCAGTCTCTTTCATGCAAAGAGCATTTGACTAAAGTAATTGACAAG CTACTCCTAACAAGCCAATTTCCCTTTAAACTTAGTGAGAAAGTTCTGCAGGtgctaataaatatatttttataccaTGATTTCTCTGTTCAGAACTTCATCAAGGGATTTCAG CTCTCTCTTTTGGAGCATTGTTATTCCCACCCACTCAGTGTGCTGTGCTGTGAGCTCCAAGAAGCtaggaagagaacagaaacgTTATCACACAGTCAGTGTGAAAACATTCGAAGACTGCCATCTTTTAGAAG gTTTGTTGAAAACCAAGTATCAAACAAGCAGACAGTTCTGCTGACAGATGATGAATGTTTAAAG GAAACAACACAAGAATTGCTTCAAGACCTACATACTTACCATGAAAATTATTTTCCAATTCTATGTTGTCTTCATGCTTTCACATCTTCTCTTCCCAAGTATCCATTAGGCAAACAA ATCAGAGAGTTATATTGCACATGTTTGGAAAAGAAAGTGTGGGAAACAGAAGAATATGAGTCAGCTATTCAGCTGGTGAG gATGATGGCCAAGGATGAGTTGGTGGTGATTCTTGAAAAATGTGTGGAGATTATTACTTCCTCTCCTTCAGAACATCTTAAAATCCCTTCAGAGAAACTGAAGCAGTACCTGGACCAATTTAGGAATCTTGAAG CAGAAGCGAATGGTGGTCAAGAGGAGCCCATCTCCTCACTACAAGAACTTCAGAAGAAGACAGATCTTTATCACCTGCAAAAG acCCTGCTGGAGATGAAGGAATCAAGAAAGCTTAAGAAACTAACAAAATTTGAAATGCTTCGTTTTGAAGTGGTTGACTTTGTAGATGGCCTTGTAAG AAATTACCTTGCGCCTGCAGAGATGCAGACATTGCATGAGGTGATGTATTTCAGTGCAGCTAATACCCTCCGTGAACATTTGAATGCTGCCCCACGTGTTGCTCTTCACACTGCTCTCAACAATCCATATTTCTACCTGAAG AATGAATCCTTGAAAACTGATGCAGGATGCATTTCTAATGCGGCTCCCGATATCTGTATAGCATACAAGCTTCATTTGGAGTGTGGCAGATTAATTAACCTTGTTGACTGGTTAGAG GCTTTTGCTACAGTTGTAGTTGCTGCAGAAAATCCAAATTCCAGTGTCAAGGACCAGATAGATGATGCTATCCA TGCTCGTTTCATTAGAGCAGTCTCAGAACTGGAACTCTTGGGATTCATAAAGCCTTCCAAGCAGAAAACTGATCATGTGGCGAGACTGACATGGGGCAGCTGCTAG